In the Apodemus sylvaticus chromosome 3, mApoSyl1.1, whole genome shotgun sequence genome, TTTTCCTCATCATCTTTATATATCATCTCCACTAATTCTTCTAGTTTCTTCtccaaaaatatctttaatgtcCTTCGTATTACCTTCATTTTCCTCCGATGTGAGACACAAACATGGTatctggaggagagagaggacgTTCCATAATTCATGCTGAAATGCActagttttaaaaacaattatgtagttattttcttttacttctggATTACTCTTGTATTCCATTTCTCATTCCCATCCAGCTGGTGTGCTTTTTTCCATTCCTCCTTtccaggaaggagaagggaatttAGACAATCACAATGTCTTTTGCAAAGTAATGCTTGGAGGGGGGAAACTCACAGTAGCACAGCACTTGCCAAGATGACAGCTTCTACTATAAGTATCAGATAGAGCGAAATCTCTCGATTCTCTGCCTCTTTTGGATCCTCATctggaagaaaaaaggaaatagataAAATGTGTTTGCAATGAGGAGAGGAATTGTTACTGTGGCGCTTTCCACCGAACAGATATCACTATTGCATGATTCCTTGTTTTAGATCCCTCCAAAAATTTTCTACTTGCTGACCTTTAAGCTTAACAACTCCTGCAGCGGAATCTGAAGTCCAGCCGTATTTATTCTTACTTACTCTGCTGGCTTTACTCTAAGTTACTTATGTTGATATATCCTTTACACAGCATTTTATTTTagctttgcttctttttttttttttttttttttttttttttttttttttttagcattacTATAAGCTTTATTAAAGGACTCAAAATAAAGATAGTGAAACATCTAATTCATTGAGGCCTGCCGCCACCCATCTCACCTTGACAATAGTCTCCTCTGAAACACCGAGTGGTCATCCGAAGACAGGTCCAACAATCAAGGACAGGACCTTCAATTACAACTAGAAAAGAAACATATAATCATGAGAGGGTCATGGCAAAGGTTTTCCTTAGCTCATGAATATAGATTAGATCTTGGGCATTTTCAGGACTCTTAAGTTACATTTCTCTAGTAATCAAAATTGTTAAAATTCAAAGTTATAAATATTTGGCTTTAGATCAAGTGGAACAGTGAGGTCATAGCTCATGTTGGAGCAATGGGTTAGCATCTCTTCAAAGTGTGGGGGTATGTAAAAATTGCATGTGCTTAGTCTTGCCATCAGATGTTATTGATATTTCCTCTACAGCTCTAAAAATTGGGTTCAAGGTATATCTAGTAGAACAAAAAGAgcaaacagagaaaggagatgggCTGAAACCTCTAGGCGTCCCATGTACTGTACTCACTGCAATCTTCTGAACAAGCtaaaagagaatgagaaagaccTGATGTATTAGACTCGCCCTCACTGTGCCACATCAATACCCATTTTACCCCTGCTGTCTGTTCACGTCTCACTACTGCTAAACCCGTTTGACCTGGATGCTCATTCCCCTTCTCACCCCATAGTTCCTGTTCTCTGAGATAATTTCAGTGTTGTTTAGGTAGAAATGTCTCATTACCAACTTCAGAGAAGTTCTTTAGTATTTGTGTCAGTTTTTTCTCCAAGTTTTGGCGGATCTCCAGAAGCTTGCCTTGAATGATAAAGACTCCTTAAAGAGAAATGGAAGTGAAACCAGCAATCAGTGTGATTAGGTCAGAATTTACGTCTAGTTATATCGCTTTTCTACTCCCTTGTCAAATTTCGTCAGAGCTCTTTACCTGTTTACTTCATAAAAGCCTTGACAGTGAGATATTGCCTTACCTTTCCATGTTTCATTGCCCAGTCTATAAAATTCATCCTTCAGCCATGCTCTCAATTTGACAACATTTCGAACAGCTACATAGGAAGGAGAAAGGTACGTATGGGGTAGGAAGTAATCACATATTTGAAGTGCATAGATCGGACCCACTTATTTTCTCCCatacctcccttccccctttaaCCTCGCGAACTGTCAGGACTCTAGCTTCCCTCACCCAGCAACCGAAGCATCTTATCCTTGTGGGAGACCTTGGAGCTTAGATGGGTTATCTCCTTATGCTGCCTGTCCAGCAGTTGATTTCTCTCAGGAACTTCTAGAGGTACCAGATTTCCCAACAAGGTCCTAACATCCTCTGTAAATTTGGGGTCACACTCCAAACAGCCTTTGGCCCCATGAAAGGCCGCTagggacagagatagaaacagaagtatCCATAGGTCTCCCATTTCCTTGCCCTGACCCTTCTCCCCAACAGAGGTTGTCTTGGCAACTGGTTCACTTAGTTCCCTCTTCTTCAAAAATCCAGGAAGGAGATCAttgtcttggatattctgagttcatttttccctccctttccatCCACATTTTAGGGAATCTCATTTCCCTAAGGATCTTCAGTAGTTTTCTGACTTTTGTCCTTCATTCCAGAGAGAGGGGACTGCTGGCTGGGGAGCAGTTACCTGAGTTCTGAGTgtagaacacagagagaaaagccTTGAGCTCATACAAGCAGAGTTCTGTGCTGGGAGATATCAAGAGAAGACTGCTTTAGCTCTCCTTCTGTAAGACTCATTCAATCTGTTCACTCTTGTAACATAGTAAGAGGCATGGGTGATGGATGGGATCTCATAAGACCTGAGCCGTCAACCCATATTTAATGTCGAGGAGGTAAGATACACCAAGAATATTTGAGTGGTTTGGGTCTCATTTCCTTTTTGCCTAACCATGTTATTTTAATTTAAGGAATGAATATTTATAAACAGTTATAGTTGATAAATGTTCCGTAATTTAATTTCTGTAAAAACTTTCCTATAATATATAAACTTTTAGAATACATGTTTTGTAGAATTATTCCTTCAGccatttttgaaaacattttatattttagtggACCTGGCAATTTGATCTATATATACGAGATGTGAAATATACAGCAATAATTGGGAATCAAATCATATTTAGGGTACCTGAGCAGATATAGTCTGAAATACTGATGCTACCATATTTCAAGGgtaaaaatgtaaatacagtTATGGGCTGTTGTCTTGGACCACTTACATAGATCACAGACAAGTCAACTTATATTTCACTTTATGAGGtctctgattaaaaaaaatgatcttaGTTGTTTGTAGTAATTAAGGGAGATTTTTTTCTAAGAGGGTGggttatgtattttatttatgtactgtTTATGTAGCTGTTACCTCCTAGAAAGCAGAAATGGCTGGTAATAAAATTTGTAGCTATGATACCATGTAGGCAAGAGTGGGTTTTgtaaaggaaattaaaagaacTACATTTTACATTTACCATGTGTACAAGTAATATATTAGGCCTTCAGAAAGATGATCATAGGTCCTCATGACAGAGcattgcttctgtaaactgccaTCATCATTTTCTTAGAGAAGAATCTCAGGATCAGAAGTGTAGAAATATTCTTTGCAATATAATTTACTGGTAATGGGGAGGGTTCATAATAAGGTCCATTTGACTCCAAATCCTGTATACTCTATTGTCTCACAGTACCCATATTTTGgaataaaacacaataatttgCTGGAATTTGAAATTTCAGGACATAAAATCTAgctcaaattattttattattctctgaaaataacatttttttgattttacattttttggCTAGACAATCTCATTTCTAAAGGATTATATGAAGAGTTGTTAAGGTCTGAAACCAAGGGAACTAATGGGATTAAACAATGTCTACAAAACAAATTTTGGaatatgtaacagatatgcaaCTTGGTATTCTATAGAGGGACATACAAGGAACATGGTTAGTTTTGTGGACCAGATGGTCTTTGACACCATTATTGATACTTCTGCTAGAGAAATAAAGCAACTAGACATGAAACAAAGGGATGAAACTCTTCCAATAACACTTTAAaaagaccagcagagtcaactaacccagacaatttggggctcccagagactgaaccaccaacaaaagaacaaGCATTAGTTGGACttaggcccccaacacatatggagcaaatgtgcagcttggtcatcATGCTGCtacccaacaactggagtggtgGTAGAGTGGGAGAGATTCTccctaaatctgttgcctgtcCTTTGCTCCCTTTCCTTtaactaggctgccttgtctggtctcaatATGAGAGGAGGAGCCTCATTCTCAAGTGGCTTGATGCTCCAGGGTAGAGTGATACCCAGGGAGGCCTCCACCTTTTCTCAGGAGTAGGTGTGGTGGAGTTAGAAAGAGGATATATGACGGAAGGCTGTGAGGAAGTAGGCTGTGAtcgagatgtaaagtgaatgaatgaatgcaggaataaataaataaataaataaataaataaataaataaataattggaaaAAGAATATTTGTGGCCTTGAAGCCAGCTATGAGAATACCCTGCTgttgcatatataaaaataattatctcGGAAGAGTTCTTAGAGtttcataaatataaaacacTTGAACTTTGTAAAAAGGAGTTGTTTAGAAATTAATTAATAACATAATGAGCACATTAgttgattaaaataataatacttgTGACTGTAATGAAAGTGCTTAAGCTCAAATTCTAGATTGATTATGTTAATATTAGTTTGGATTGGCATGAAAGAAACAATAGTTTATCATTTGTACAGAGTTTTAGATTAGCCAGATTTATGCTGTATTGGCTGAAACAGGAATACCAAATAAAAACTAATGTACGCCTCTATATTATAACAAGAATTTATTTACTACCTTGTGACTTTTACATGGAGCTTGGTGGATATTTGTTTATGAGCTGTAACAGTAATGATTAGAACTTCTCATTCAGAGCAGTTGTTTATAGCAGTTGATGTGTGTTACAAAGTATTTAATGCTTTAAAGTTTTACAATTTGAAGAACACatttcataaaaaacaaaacaaaacaaaacaaaaaaactatgatccgtgcagtggtggtgcat is a window encoding:
- the Izumo3 gene encoding izumo sperm-egg fusion protein 3, whose protein sequence is MGDLWILLFLSLSLAAFHGAKGCLECDPKFTEDVRTLLGNLVPLEVPERNQLLDRQHKEITHLSSKVSHKDKMLRLLAVRNVVKLRAWLKDEFYRLGNETWKGVFIIQGKLLEIRQNLEKKLTQILKNFSEVACSEDCIVIEGPVLDCWTCLRMTTRCFRGDYCQDEDPKEAENREISLYLILIVEAVILASAVLLYHVCVSHRRKMKVIRRTLKIFLEKKLEELVEMIYKDDEENELEFGKSNSQSLSGEPTNAESEMQTGT